The Primulina eburnea isolate SZY01 chromosome 8, ASM2296580v1, whole genome shotgun sequence genome contains a region encoding:
- the LOC140838790 gene encoding protein RTF1 homolog, whose amino-acid sequence MADLEKLLLEAAGRTTKTGRSRHSSPPSRRRGKGPYSDDGSDSKNDDSDDDRAYSNRKPSGSQVPLKKRLDPTERDDRGSQEGDEDDDSDNERDSDNDSVGSDLYKNEDDREKLSKLTELEREMILEARATKRSDRDLTEKFKKRKSQDRKGILPNSHTRGMRSKAERVGALDELVKRRRDAAKGSSGRRYSPVKRRTFTAATLSSPSRSGSESQSDEEESTGDGGMADSDEEKMSTESKLPTYEDIKDITIRRSKLAKWFMEPFFDELIVGCFVRVGIGKSRSGPIYRLCMVRNVDATDPDRQYKLDNKTTHKFLNVVWGNESSAARWQMAMVSDSPPAKTEFDQWLREVERSGGHMLSKQEVMEKKEAIKKTNSFVYSAATVKQMLQEKKSATLRPLNVAAEKDRLRRNLEIAKEKHDVVEMEKISAKLKELDAARHAQDKDTKAFKLAEMNRRNRVENFKNASEMKPVNTGLKAGEAGYDPFSRRWTRSRNYYVANSSGGEVAADGMKVDESAALADSKAGIVATAAALEAAAGAGKLVDTSAPVDKGTESNMLHNFHLPISLAVLQKFGGPQGAQGGFMARKHWIEATVGCKVPENDGRRHALTLTISDYKRRRGLL is encoded by the coding sequence ATGGCAGACTTAGAGAAATTGCTTCTTGAAGCAGCTGGAAGGACAACCAAGACCGGGAGGAGCCGCCATTCATCTCCCCCATCTAGAAGAAGGGGAAAGGGTCCATATTCGGATGATGGAAGCGATTCGAAGAATGATGATTCAGATGATGATCGCGCTTACTCAAACAGAAAACCTTCTGGCTCGCAGGTGCCTCTAAAGAAGAGGTTGGATCCCACAGAAAGGGATGATCGTGGCAGTCAAGAAGGTGATGAAGATGATGATTCTGATAATGAGCGTGACAGCGACAATGATTCTGTTGGGAGTGATCTGTACAAGAATGAAGATGATCGGGAAAAGCTCTCAAAGCTTACTGAGCTTGAGCGAGAGATGATATTAGAAGCCCGTGCAACAAAGAGAAGTGATCGAGATTTGACtgaaaaattcaagaaaaggaAGAGCCAAGATAGAAAAGGAATCCTTCCTAATTCGCATACTCGTGGCATGCGCTCCAAAGCTGAAAGGGTTGGTGCGCTTGATGAGTTAGTAAAACGAAGAAGAGATGCTGCTAAGGGGAGTTCTGGGAGGAGATATTCACCTGTCAAGAGGAGAACTTTCACTGCAGCAACTCTTAGTAGCCCTAGTAGGAGTGGAAGTGAGTCGCAGAGTGATGAAGAAGAATCAACTGGTGATGGTGGTATGGCAGATAGTGATGAAGAAAAAATGTCCACCGAGTCCAAGTTGCCTACATATGAGGACATCAAAGACATTACAATTCGAAGGTCAAAATTAGCGAAATGGTTCATGGAACCGTTTTTTGATGAACTGATTGTTGGCTGTTTTGTACGAGTTGGGATTGGGAAATCACGGTCCGGTCCTATTTATAGACTTTGTATGGTACGTAATGTTGATGCGACGGACCCTGATCGACAGTATAAGCTCGACAACAAAACCACTCACAAATTCTTGAATGTAGTTTGGGGCAATGAAAGCTCTGCCGCTAGGTGGCAGATGGCGATGGTTTCTGATTCTCCACCAGCCAAGACAGAGTTTGATCAATGGCTTAGGGAAGTAGAGCGCAGTGGCGGACACATGCTCTCAAAACAAGAGGTCATGGAAAAGAAAGAGGCCATAAAGAAAACAAACTCATTTGTGTACTCTGCTGCCACTGTGAAACAGATGTTGCAGGAGAAAAAATCTGCCACGTTGAGGCCACTAAATGTTGCAGCAGAGAAAGATCGTCTGAGGAGGAATTTGGAAATCGCCAAAGAGAAGCATGACGTGGTAGAGATGGAGAAGATCAGTGCCAAACTGAAAGAATTAGATGCAGCTCGACATGCCCAAGATAAAGATACTAAGGCGTTTAAGCTGGCAGAAATGAACAGAAGGAACAGGGTTGAGAATTTCAAAAATGCATCCGAAATGAAGCCGGTGAATACAGGCTTAAAAGCTGGTGAGGCTGGGTATGATCCCTTTTCTAGGAGGTGGACTCGATCGAGAAATTATTATGTGGCAAATTCCAGTGGAGGAGAAGTTGCAGCTGATGGAATGAAGGTTGATGAAAGTGCTGCTTTAGCTGATAGCAAGGCTGGAATTGTAGCTACTGCCGCAGCCCTTGAAGCTGCAGCCGGTGCTGGAAAGCTGGTGGATACGAGTGCTCCGGTAGATAAAGGCACTGAATCTAACATGCTTCATAACTTTCATCTGCCTATATCTTTGGCTGTGCTTCAGAAGTTTGGTGGACCTCAAGGAGCCCAAGGTGGATTTATGGCGAGGAAACACTGGATTGAAGCCAccgtgggttgtaaagttccaGAGAACGATGGGAGGAGGCACGCACTGACATTGACCATCAGCGACTATAAGAGGCGAAGGGGGTTGTTGTGA